The following coding sequences lie in one Cloeon dipterum chromosome 1, ieCloDipt1.1, whole genome shotgun sequence genomic window:
- the Amnionless gene encoding protein amnionless, whose product MHRLLTIMVAILYSLVIQESNGAIKTWMPSTNYWDVKNWDVKRIPCRNDRVIFPQDSAAAVALHPGATNLREMVLPLTGEVLLASNGDLNVVGQQDNLGGCEGEEVEFTGGETRYWLDPANWNGPSGEPLKGGENSPIPHSERVPCETDQVVLMNGGLFQIQLPEVPIKVGELNIEGQDVSQERLRNMILDDTGYHVFKGDASQLEITHELCQDPKGCICNADLDPLTLERICSFEKMRCTTAPCEDPITPKGFCCPICGAAIRVLFKGSWSRMKQMIESMVEYNQKQGEYPVLYHISRIDKNELQIVLRDSQTYVSSSVVLAQALQEQFETVSFESTPYAKATYSGDPITSWGSAGSIVFKILFISAIFVVTALTVNCVANQSGRGIPVELIQPSFLFARFENTAADGEVEIAQKSSFQNPLFSLVGQDSTRSLEKVTLRELEELDNLSDEMSSQTTDGTFSLEE is encoded by the exons ATGCATCGTTTATTAACAATCATGGTTGCTATTCTTTACAGTTTGG TAATCCAAGAATCAAATGGTGCGATCAAAACCTGGATGCCCAGCACTAACTATTGGGATGTGAAGAACTGGGATGTAAAGCGCATTCCATGCAGGAACGACCGCGTGATTTTCCCTCAGGACTCTGCTGCTGCGGTTGCACTCCATCCCGGCGCCACCAACCTCAGGGAGATGGTGCTTCCGCTCACAGGAGAAGTTCTTTTGGCGTCAAATGGAGACCTCAATGTTGTCGGACAGCAGGACAATCTTGGGGGTTGCGAAGGAGAAG AAGTTGAATTTACCGGTGGCGAAACACGTTACTGGCTCGATCCAGCAAACTGGAATGGACCTAGTGGAGAACCACTCAAAGGTGGCGAAAATTCTCCTATTCCTCACAGCGAGAGGGTCCCATGCGAAACTGATCAGGTCGTGCTCATGAACGGCGGACTGTTTCAAATTCAGTTGCCGGAAGTGCCCATCAAGGTTGGCGAATTAAACATTGAGGGACAG GACGTTTCCCAAGAGCGGCTTCGAAACATGATTTTGGACGACACCGGCTACCACGTTTTCAAAGGCGACGCTTCCCAGTTGGAAATCACACACGAGCTGTGCCAAGACCCTAAAGGATGTATCTGTAATGCAGATCTAGACCCTTTGACCTTAGAACGCATCTGCTCCTTTGAAAAAATGCGCTGCACCACCGCACCCTGCGAAGATCCGATTACGCCAAAAGGGTTTTGCTGCCCGATTTGTg GTGCCGCCATCCGTGTCTTGTTTAAGGGCAGCTGGTCGAGAATGAAGCAGATGATCGAGAGTATGGTCGAGTATAATCAGAAGCAGGGCGAATATCCTGTTCTCTATCACATTAGCAGAATCGACAAAAACGAGTTGCAAATCGTCTTGAGAGATTCTCAAACGTACGTCAGTTCGAGCGTGGTTTTGGCGCAGGCTCTACAGGAGCAGTTTGAAACtg TGAGCTTTGAAAGTACTCCTTACGCGAAAGCCACATATTCAGGCGATCCCATAACGTCGTGGGGCTCCGCTGGATCCATCGTGTTCAAAATACTCTTCATTTCTGCAATTTTCGTGGTAACCGCTCTCACAGTCAACTGCGTTGCAAACCAGTCagg taggGGGATTCCTGTAGAATTGATTCAACCCTCGTTTCTTTTTGCGAGATTTGAAAACACAGCCGCTGACGGAGAAGTGGAAATCGCTCAGAAATCATCGTTTCAAAATCCTTTGTTCAGTTTAGTTGGACAG GACTCAACAAGATCACTTGAAAAGGTCACTTTGAGAGAGCTTGAAGAATTAGATAATCTTTCAGACGAAATGTCTTCGCAGACCACTGATGGTACTTTCAGCTTAGAGGAATAG
- the ND-B14.5B gene encoding NADH dehydrogenase [ubiquinone] 1 subunit C2 — translation MERKTALELLDPSHTDDVSVLYKNWGIISGSIVGSIGALWYNWANRRPTLSGLPRSLIIVASLAGAGKLLQDYRDKRLAQRDAVLRHYISLHPEDFELPPRVKYSEVFGSWIPVR, via the exons ATGGAGAGGAAAACCGCGCTGGAACTGCTGGACCCTTCTCACACTGACGATGTCAGTGTTCTTTACAAGAATTGGGGCATTATTTCCGGATCCATCGTCGGATCTATTGGAGCGTTGTGGTACAACTGGGCTAACAGACGACCAACCCTAAgcg GACTACCAAGATCTTTGATCATTGTGGCTAGCTTGGCTGGGGCAGGAAAACTTCTGCAAGATTATAGAGACAAGAGATTGGCCCAACGAGATGCAGTGTTGAGACATTACATTTCGTTGCACCCTGAAGATTTTGAACTGCCTC CCCGAGTGAAATACAGCGAGGTGTTCGGAAGTTGGATTCCAGTTCGCTAA
- the LOC135935482 gene encoding protein arginine N-methyltransferase 9-like isoform X2 → MGHLEEAKSFFEKALAIKKDFLPAAHNMENLTSTLVERWHFRMLNDSIRNESYREAILKKIRQGFSKVLDIGTGTSLLSLYAVQGGAKRVFACECSAAMIEIAKEVILDNNVESKIELLQKMSTDLSIPADIPSRVSLVVTETLDAGVFGENVLQTLIDAWDRLLLPQSRNLVSPRAGSRNGIVVPFGVKIYAAGVQCAAISRMNTLEPSVWDALGLGLEGTRLAAAQNEAYNSEKLEYVAGGYTFITSPVAVLEVNFNDPQDLQKHLAGEHDKKMEVSCCDAGQIDAFVSWFVLQVDEDLKLSSEPGKKSCWEQAVFALSVPLELQSGQTVNIAVSSSHGLLKIQPDSQELTPEIMLTECVAIEMLNDSTWTRSMQMVANSFKGKAGLKVLDLSPFPYLGLLLLKMGVCDKLRCSGRCMSLARKVAGDNCDLDDFNKADKLDCFDLIILYPCTPEGELDQETILYVSQLRKRLSPQGVMLPKCLSIIGQIWNSDWLESVSQLQTDEHVSGFKIASHVNKYKLKRHLDLRLQSTPHAVLSEPKEIFSVKLCEHLTEEPAKSELPLISTGKVTAVAHWFQFDYGQGVEFQTNQIDSYPRQAAVLLEDNMTVHEGQKLKIESCLQAGVVNIKVSL, encoded by the exons aTGGGTCACTTGGAGGAGGCGAaatctttttttgaaaaagcgCTGGCCATCAAGAAGGACTTTCTGCCAGCTGCGCACAACATGGAAAATTTGACTTCCACCCTGGTGGAGCGGTGGCACTTCCGAATGCTGAATGATTCCATCAGAAATGAATCGTACCGCGAGGCAATTCTCAAGAAGATAAGACAGGGGTTCTCCAAAGTCCTCGACATTGGTACTGGCACTTCGTTGTTGAG tttgtaTGCAGTGCAAGGAGGAGCAAAAAGGGTGTTTGCCTGCGAGTGTTCGGCGGCTATGATAGAGATTGCAAAAGAGGTCATATTAGATAATAACGTTGAGAGTAAAATCGAGCTTCTTCAAAAAATGTCAACTGATTTGAGCATTCCTGCTGATATTCCGTCAAg AGTGTCACTTGTAGTGACAGAAACGTTGGACGCCGGCGTCTTCGGAGAGAACGTGCTGCAAACCCTGATTGACGCATGGGATCGTCTCCTTCTACCCCAGAGCAGGAATTTAGTTTCTCCCAGGGCAGGCTCCAGGAATGGCATTGTAGTTCCGTTTGGGGTGAAAATCTATGCTGCGGGCGTGCAGTGCGCCGCAATCTCCAGGATGAATACTCTGGAGCCCAGTGTGTGGGATGCTTTGGGATTAGGGCTGGAAGGGACTCGTTTAGCTGCTGCTCAAAATGAAGCTTACAACTCTGAGAAACTTGAGTATGTGGCTGGCGGATATACATTCATCACTTCGCCTGTAGCTGTACTTGAAGTTAACTTTAACGACCCGCAAGACCTTCAAAAGCACTTGGCTGGGGAGCATgataaaaag ATGGAGGTGTCGTGTTGCGATGCGGGACAAATTGACGCCTTCGTTTCATGGTTTGTTCTTCAAGTGGACGAAGACCTGAAGCTGTCTTCAGAGCCAGGCAAAAAATCCTGTTGGGAACAAGCTGTTTTTGCTCTAAGCGTGCCACTTGAATTGCAATCTGGCCAAACTGTCAACATCGCCGTCTCCTCGTCACACGGACTTTTAAAGATCCAACCAGACTCGCAAGAACTGACACCAGAAATTATG ctaACTGAATGTGTAGCAATTGAGATGTTGAATGACAGCACTTGGACGAGATCCATGCAGATGGTGGCAAACTCCTTTAAGGGCAAAGCTGGCCTGAAAGTGCTTGACTTAAGCCCATTTCCATACTTGGGTCTATTGTTGTTGAAAATGGGAGTGTGCGATAAATTGAGGTGCTCAGGTCGTTGCATGAGCCTAGCAAGGAAGGTAGCTGGCGATAACTGCGATTTGGATGACTTTAACAAAGCAGACAAACTGGATTGCTTTGACTTGATCATCCTCTACCCATGCACCCCTGAAGGAGAGCTTGACCAAGAAACCATCCTTTACGTTTCACAATTACG aaaacGCCTTTCTCCTCAAGGAGTGATGCTTCCAAAATGTCTTTCAATCATTGGTCAGATTTGGAATTCAGATTGGTTGGAATCTGTTTCGCAACTTCAAACAGATGAGCATGTCAGTGGATTTAAAATCGCTTCGCATGTCAACAAGTACAAG CTAAAACGACATTTAGATTTGCGACTTCAGAGTACACCACACGCTGTTCTTAGTGAACCGAAAGAGATTTTTTCAGTGAAATTGTGCGAACATTTAACAGAAGAGCCAGCCAAAAGCGAGCTGCCTCTAATTAGCACAGGCAAAGTGACTGCTGTTGCACATTGGTTTCAGTTTGACTATGGACAAGGAgttgaatttcaaacaaaccaGATAGACTCATACCCACGCCAAGCAGCTGTGCTTTTAGAGGACAACATGACAGTGCATGAAGGGCAAAAACTTAAAATCGAATCTTGCTTACAAGCAGGAGTTGTGAACATAAAAGTTTCCTTGTAG
- the LOC135935482 gene encoding protein arginine N-methyltransferase 9-like isoform X1, whose product MSNNDAIREVALNSRAQALSYLGQENWGRAFAHLTLCLKLEQSWQEELQEQLSDCLCSWGKQLEEESRYKDLLHCYQQALEIYPNNHEVLNNLGAHLFRMGHLEEAKSFFEKALAIKKDFLPAAHNMENLTSTLVERWHFRMLNDSIRNESYREAILKKIRQGFSKVLDIGTGTSLLSLYAVQGGAKRVFACECSAAMIEIAKEVILDNNVESKIELLQKMSTDLSIPADIPSRVSLVVTETLDAGVFGENVLQTLIDAWDRLLLPQSRNLVSPRAGSRNGIVVPFGVKIYAAGVQCAAISRMNTLEPSVWDALGLGLEGTRLAAAQNEAYNSEKLEYVAGGYTFITSPVAVLEVNFNDPQDLQKHLAGEHDKKMEVSCCDAGQIDAFVSWFVLQVDEDLKLSSEPGKKSCWEQAVFALSVPLELQSGQTVNIAVSSSHGLLKIQPDSQELTPEIMLTECVAIEMLNDSTWTRSMQMVANSFKGKAGLKVLDLSPFPYLGLLLLKMGVCDKLRCSGRCMSLARKVAGDNCDLDDFNKADKLDCFDLIILYPCTPEGELDQETILYVSQLRKRLSPQGVMLPKCLSIIGQIWNSDWLESVSQLQTDEHVSGFKIASHVNKYKLKRHLDLRLQSTPHAVLSEPKEIFSVKLCEHLTEEPAKSELPLISTGKVTAVAHWFQFDYGQGVEFQTNQIDSYPRQAAVLLEDNMTVHEGQKLKIESCLQAGVVNIKVSL is encoded by the exons ATGAGTAACAATGATGCGATTCGAGAAGTGGCCCTGAACTCCAGGGCCCAAGCGCTATCATATCTAGGCCAAGAAAATTGGGGGAGAGCCTTCGCTCACCTTACCTTATGCTTGAAGCTCGAACAATCGTGGCAAGAGGAGCTGCAGGAGCAGTTATCTGACTGTTTGT GCTCTTGGGGAAAGCAACTTGAAGAGGAAAGTAGGTACAAAGACCTGCTGCATTGCTACCAACAAGCACTAGAAATTTACCCAAACAACCATGAAGTGCTCAACAACCTTGGCGCCCACCttttcag gaTGGGTCACTTGGAGGAGGCGAaatctttttttgaaaaagcgCTGGCCATCAAGAAGGACTTTCTGCCAGCTGCGCACAACATGGAAAATTTGACTTCCACCCTGGTGGAGCGGTGGCACTTCCGAATGCTGAATGATTCCATCAGAAATGAATCGTACCGCGAGGCAATTCTCAAGAAGATAAGACAGGGGTTCTCCAAAGTCCTCGACATTGGTACTGGCACTTCGTTGTTGAG tttgtaTGCAGTGCAAGGAGGAGCAAAAAGGGTGTTTGCCTGCGAGTGTTCGGCGGCTATGATAGAGATTGCAAAAGAGGTCATATTAGATAATAACGTTGAGAGTAAAATCGAGCTTCTTCAAAAAATGTCAACTGATTTGAGCATTCCTGCTGATATTCCGTCAAg AGTGTCACTTGTAGTGACAGAAACGTTGGACGCCGGCGTCTTCGGAGAGAACGTGCTGCAAACCCTGATTGACGCATGGGATCGTCTCCTTCTACCCCAGAGCAGGAATTTAGTTTCTCCCAGGGCAGGCTCCAGGAATGGCATTGTAGTTCCGTTTGGGGTGAAAATCTATGCTGCGGGCGTGCAGTGCGCCGCAATCTCCAGGATGAATACTCTGGAGCCCAGTGTGTGGGATGCTTTGGGATTAGGGCTGGAAGGGACTCGTTTAGCTGCTGCTCAAAATGAAGCTTACAACTCTGAGAAACTTGAGTATGTGGCTGGCGGATATACATTCATCACTTCGCCTGTAGCTGTACTTGAAGTTAACTTTAACGACCCGCAAGACCTTCAAAAGCACTTGGCTGGGGAGCATgataaaaag ATGGAGGTGTCGTGTTGCGATGCGGGACAAATTGACGCCTTCGTTTCATGGTTTGTTCTTCAAGTGGACGAAGACCTGAAGCTGTCTTCAGAGCCAGGCAAAAAATCCTGTTGGGAACAAGCTGTTTTTGCTCTAAGCGTGCCACTTGAATTGCAATCTGGCCAAACTGTCAACATCGCCGTCTCCTCGTCACACGGACTTTTAAAGATCCAACCAGACTCGCAAGAACTGACACCAGAAATTATG ctaACTGAATGTGTAGCAATTGAGATGTTGAATGACAGCACTTGGACGAGATCCATGCAGATGGTGGCAAACTCCTTTAAGGGCAAAGCTGGCCTGAAAGTGCTTGACTTAAGCCCATTTCCATACTTGGGTCTATTGTTGTTGAAAATGGGAGTGTGCGATAAATTGAGGTGCTCAGGTCGTTGCATGAGCCTAGCAAGGAAGGTAGCTGGCGATAACTGCGATTTGGATGACTTTAACAAAGCAGACAAACTGGATTGCTTTGACTTGATCATCCTCTACCCATGCACCCCTGAAGGAGAGCTTGACCAAGAAACCATCCTTTACGTTTCACAATTACG aaaacGCCTTTCTCCTCAAGGAGTGATGCTTCCAAAATGTCTTTCAATCATTGGTCAGATTTGGAATTCAGATTGGTTGGAATCTGTTTCGCAACTTCAAACAGATGAGCATGTCAGTGGATTTAAAATCGCTTCGCATGTCAACAAGTACAAG CTAAAACGACATTTAGATTTGCGACTTCAGAGTACACCACACGCTGTTCTTAGTGAACCGAAAGAGATTTTTTCAGTGAAATTGTGCGAACATTTAACAGAAGAGCCAGCCAAAAGCGAGCTGCCTCTAATTAGCACAGGCAAAGTGACTGCTGTTGCACATTGGTTTCAGTTTGACTATGGACAAGGAgttgaatttcaaacaaaccaGATAGACTCATACCCACGCCAAGCAGCTGTGCTTTTAGAGGACAACATGACAGTGCATGAAGGGCAAAAACTTAAAATCGAATCTTGCTTACAAGCAGGAGTTGTGAACATAAAAGTTTCCTTGTAG